GCTGAATTGCATGTATAATCGCTGCGTGGTGGACATGAATGTCGGTTGTCAATCGCGTTCCAGCACGAGCTGACACTCAGGGCTCGATGCGCATTCTGCATGTGGTGCACCAGTTCGCTCCGCATCATGTCGGCGGAACCGAGATCTACACACAGGCGCTGGCGCGCGCACAAGCCGCCGCGGGCCACGCGGTCGCGGTCTTCACACGGGTGCGATCAGAAGGGCGTAAGCAGTTGTCGGTGCAAGCTGAGGGCGATCTAACCGTTTATCGGTTCTTCGAGCCTGAACCGAGCGGCGCACCCGCGCAGTTTCGAGACTCCTATCAAAACGAAGCAGTGCTGTCGGCGTTCCGTAGGGTGGCGGCAGAGTATGCGCCGGATCTGGTGCACATCCAGCACTTGAAGGGGATGCACCATGCCATTCCACGAGAGGCGAACGCGCCCGTACTCACCACTCTGCACGACTACTGGTATTTCTGCGGCAACGCCCAGTTGCTGCGTCCGCACAGCACGGTTTGCAGTGGTCCTCGGTTATGGCTGAACTGTGTGGACTGCGCGGCGCACCGGGCGAAGTCGGCGCTGTGGTGGGGAGTTGCGCCAGCGGTCGCCGGGCTATTTGCGCACCGGGCGGCCTGCCTGGCTGGCGCACTGCGGGCGGCTCGCCGGATTATCGCGCCGTCGCAATTCGTGTATGATGTGTACGCTCAGCGTTTCGCGCTGGGGGAACGTTTGCGCCTGATCGAGCATGGCATTGAGCCGTTGCCTGATGTGCCACGCGTGCCGGCACCCGATACCCGACTGCGGATTCTATACGCCGGCGGGTTGACGCCACAGAAGGGCGTACACATCCTTATCGAAGCGTTTCGCCGCATGCCACCGGGGACTGCAACGCTGGACATTTGCGGCGATGAGCGTGCCGATGCGCCGTATGTCGCGCAACTCAAGAAGCTGGCGGATGGGTTGCCGGTGCGATTTCACGGCGCGCTCGACCGCGCCGAATTGGCCGCGCAGATGGCCGCGTGCGATGTCGTCGCGATTCCGTCGCTCTGGCCGGAGACGGCGTCCCTGATTGCGATGGAAGCGCGCGCGGCCGGCCTGCCGATCATGG
This Chloroflexota bacterium DNA region includes the following protein-coding sequences:
- a CDS encoding glycosyltransferase: MRILHVVHQFAPHHVGGTEIYTQALARAQAAAGHAVAVFTRVRSEGRKQLSVQAEGDLTVYRFFEPEPSGAPAQFRDSYQNEAVLSAFRRVAAEYAPDLVHIQHLKGMHHAIPREANAPVLTTLHDYWYFCGNAQLLRPHSTVCSGPRLWLNCVDCAAHRAKSALWWGVAPAVAGLFAHRAACLAGALRAARRIIAPSQFVYDVYAQRFALGERLRLIEHGIEPLPDVPRVPAPDTRLRILYAGGLTPQKGVHILIEAFRRMPPGTATLDICGDERADAPYVAQLKKLADGLPVRFHGALDRAELAAQMAACDVVAIPSLWPETASLIAMEARAAGLPIMASDIGALRERVRSAADGWLVPPGDVGEWAEALNQVARNTKALRTARPSAVDSIDQHRMRLDAVYQAMRAKLLAKPALR